GAGCCGGTTCCTGCTCCAGCGAAGTGACGTGGTGGCAGGCCGCCCGGCGCTGCCCGGGCGCTCATTGAAGTGGCGATGGGCCCCCTGGCGCCTCTTTCCCAGGCGCCCGGGGCTCTCCTTCACCGTTCGTGTCCCTCCACGCGGGACTCGTGGAGGCGGTCCCGTCCATGGCGCGTGTGGAGGATGCTCGCCATCCGACAATCGCGCGCCCGTGTCCTGACGACCCGGGATGTCTGTCTTGCTGGCGCGCCTGGACACCCATGGCGTCGCTCTCGCCCGGCTGACCTGGTGCGTCTTTGTCTTGTTTGTCGATAGAGGTCCCGCCGTCCCGGTTCCCGCAGGCTGTGAATGATTGCGTCCTCGTCGGCGCATGGCGGGAGGTGTCCTGGTGGGTTGGTGTTCTCGCTGCGGCCCCGGCGCCATGGTGTCGTTGGCTGGCGTTGCGCGACGGACGATTTCCCTGAAATGCGGTTTGAAGTTCGGGAGCATTCCTATACACAGATGCCTGCCATGGATTGCCGCATGCGCGGCGGCCATGGGTCCATCCCGGGAAGACAATTCCTTGCGTCCTTGGCGGGCGCTGGTCCGCGTGCGCCCGCAAGCCGGTCGTCTGCCCCGCTCGTCCCGAGGTGTATCACCCGCAGTCAGGAGGCAGCATGAACAAACGCAATGATGACAAGTCGTCGGACACTGGCACCGAGCAACCGGCCCGAACGGGGGCGGTGAAGCCTCGCGTGGGACGCGCGAAGCAGGTGCGCAGGCTCCGCGAGAAGAGCACCCTGGCGGTGCGGGCCGCCGCGCCGGCCTCGTCCACCCAGGGAGGCGAGACGCGTGTCCCCAGGCAGGGGAGGCTGCGCCAGCTCAAGGCCACGAAGCAGGTGGCCGCGAAGCTGACGGCTGTCCAGGGACGGAGCCCCGGGGCCGAGAGGGTGACGCTCGCCAAGCCGCTGCAGCTGCGCCAGCTCGCCGCGCGCAAGAGCCTCAAGATCGCCCGGAGCCCCGCTCGGGTGGGAGGCGCTGGCGCGGGTACGCGGCAGACCCTGGGCCGCACGGCGCAGGCTCGCCAGCTGGGCACGAAGAAGCAGCTCGCGAAGAAGGCCCAACAGGCCTGAGCCCGCGGGCCCGCTGACACCGAATCGTCGGGACCGCATGGTCACCGTGGCGGTGCCCGTGCGGTCCCCTTCCGAAGACAGCGCATCCCCACCGGGAGGCTCCCGCCCCAGGGCGTGGCGGCTTCCGCTCCAGAGGACGTGAAACCCATGCACCACACGGAACAGGCGCTCGCCGCGGCGATGAGGGAAGTGGAGGAGGGCACCATCGGCTACCTCCCGGTGTCTCCCCTGGAGTTGCTGCGGGAGCGGGTGCTGTCCGCCATCGAGCACGTCCCCTTCTACAGGGAGCTGTACGCGCCCTTCGGTGCGGCTCCGGAGGGGGCCGACTTCCTCCCGTGGTTCGAGCGACTGCCGGTCGTCAACAAGTCGCGGCTCCAGGCCGCGGGCGAGGCACGGCTGCTGAGCGCGCGCTACAAACCGTCGGAGCTGATCCGCCGGCCCACCAGTGGCAGCACGGGGGTGCCGTTCTCCCTGTTGCTGGATGGCCGCGTCTTCGTGTTCCGCAAGTGGCGCTTCCAACGCCCGCATCACCACCTCGTCTCGAAGGTGCCGGAGAAGCTGACCTACCTCTTCCCGTGGGACTTCGTGGTCCGCACGCCCCAGGAGGACCGGAAGCTGGCCGTCGACAGCGTCCAGGGCGAGGCCCCCTCTCCCCGGACGCCGCCCCGCGCGGAGGAGCGCGAGCCGAAGGCGCACACCACCCGGCGCTCCACCGCGCTGCCGAAGAAGACGAAGCGTCATGGCACGGACTCGCCCCCCACCGCCACCCGCACCCAGGGCTCGAACAAGGCCTACACGGTCAATTCGATGCTGCCCCCCCCGGAGCTCTACGAGGCGCTGGTGGAGCTGGAGCCGGAGAGCCTCGTCGGCTTCGCGAGCGTCATCGCCGCGCTGGCCCGGTGGATGGAGAAGGAGTCCTTGCGATTGCCCTCCATCCGGCAGGTCTGGACCACCTCGGAGGTGCTGCCCCTGGAGGGCGCCGAGGCCATCCGGCGGGCACTGGCCTGCGAGCCGCTGAAAATCTACGCCAGCAACGAGTTCGGCTTCATGGCGTGGCAGGCGCGGAAGGACGCCCCGCTGTGCGTCGAGTCCGACCGGCTGCACCTCGAGTACCTGCGCAGGGACGGCCCGGAGGGCGCCCGCGAGGGCGAGCTGGCCCGGCTGGTCGTGACCGACCTGATGAACGACACCATGCCGCTGCTCCGCTACGACATCGGGGACGTGGCGCGGCCATGCGCGCCCATCCCGGTGACGACGACATTCACCTGCGCCTCGCTGGACGGACTGGAGGGCAAGGAGGCGGACCTGCTCCAGCCTCCGGATGGGCGCTCGGTGACGACGTTCCAGGTGCTGGGCGCCATCAAGGACCACCTTCCGCATGCGCAGTACCGGTTCATCGGCCTGTCCCCGGAGCGCTACGTCATGCAGTACGTGCCGGGCGTGGGGTTCGACCCGGCGAACCTGGCGCCGACCACGGCGAGGCTCCAGGAGATCCTGGGCGAGGGCGTGGAGGTGCTCACCCACCAGGCGGAGTCCATCCAACGAGAGCCCTCGGGGAAGCTGCGCCCGGTGGTGAACCTCGACCGCGTCGCGGTCGGTGTCCGGCGCCGGCTCGCGGAGCAGCTCGGAGTGCTCCACCTGTTGGGCGAGGACGCGCGGCAGATGGCCATCGCGGCCGTGGGCTCCGCGCTCGCGAAGGTGGTGCCGACGTTCCGGGCCGCGGCTCCCATGGACGAGTCGCTGGAGCTGTACGCGGACCTGGCCATCAGTTCGCTCCAGTTCGTCCAGCTCCTCGCCGCGCTGGAGAAGGAGCTGGGCCGGGAAATCGATGACGAGGACCTGCTGGACGCGGAGCTCGTCACGGTGGGGGACCTGGTCCGTTTCGTCGTGAGCCTCTCCCGCGAGTAGTCGGTGCCGTCTGGTTCCGTCTTCGAGGTGTGCAAGCCATGTCGAAAGCCCAGGTGACCTCCGTCCCGAAGCACTGGTGCAACTTCCTCTTCGACTTCCCCCGGTACGCCATCCAGGACGTCCCCAAGGCCGCGAGCCTGCTCGACCCGACGGCCCGGCGCGTGAGCGTGGTGCCGCAGCAGCCGCTCTCCCTGGTGATGCAGTCCAGCAGCACCCGCGAGCCGTACCACGAGATTCCGGAGCGGCTGCTGGAGCTCTATGCCCAGTACAGGCCCACGCCCCTGCGCCGGGCCCGCGAACTGGAGCGCCGCCTGGGGGCCAACGCCCGCATCTACTACAAGTACGAGGGCCTCAACGTGTCGGGGAGCCACAAGCTCAACTCCGCGCTGGCCCAGGCCTACTACTACGCCCGCGCCGGAATCCAGGAGCTGGTCACCGGCACGGGCGCGGGACAGTGGGGCACCGCGCTGGCCTATGCCTGCAAGCTGTTCGGCCTGCGCTGCACGGTGTTCATGGTGGGGGCCAGCCTGCGCCAGAAGCCGCAGCGCCGGGCGATGATGGAGCTGTTCGGCGCCACGGTGCACGAGAGCCCCAGTGACGCCACCGACGTGGGCCGGAAGGCGGCGCAGCGGGACCCGGGGCGGGTGGGCAGCCTCGCCATCGCCACGGGCGAGGCGCTGGAGGTGGCCCACGGCGGCAAGCGCGTGCGCTTCGCCGTCGGCAGCGGCGAGAACTGCGTGTTGCTGCACCAGACGCTCATCGGCGGCGAGGCCGTCGAGCAGATGGGGGTGCTCGGGGAGTTCCCGGACCATGTCGTCGCGTGCATGGGGGCGGGCAGCAACTTCGGCGGCGTGGGCCTGCCCTTCCTGCGCGCGGCGCGGGAGCGCAAGCGCGCCGTGCGCCTGCTGGCCGTGGAGCCGGCGGCCTGTCCCAAGCTCACCCGGGGGCTCTACGCGCTCGACGTCAACGACTTCTCGGGGACCACGCCCATCAACCGGATGTACACGCTGGGCAGCCACTACATCGCCCCGCCCATCTTCGCCGGAGGGCTGCGCTACCACGGGACGTCCGCCTTCCTGAGCGCGATGCTGGCGGACAAGGGGTTCGACGCGATGGCCGTGCCGCAGCGCGAGGCGCTCGAGGCCGGGCTGCTCTTCGCCGAGTGCGAGGGCCTGCTCCCCGCGCCCGAGTCCGCGCACGCCATCGCGGGGGCGCTCGCGCTCGCGCGTGGGGCGTCGCCCGACGGGCCGGCGCGGGTCATCCTGGTGAACATCAGCGGCCACGGCCTCTTCGACCTGAGCGCCTACGAGCGCCTGCGCGGCGGCGCCCTGGAGCCGGATGCCCCGAACGAGGCGCTCCTGTCCGAGAGCCTGCGTCACGTCCAGGAGTTCAACACGCGCGTCGCCGCGGCGTCACGCTGAGCCGGGAGCCACGGTCATGGAACGCGAAGTCCTGTCGGCGGAGACGCCGGAGTTCCTGGCGGCGCGGGCGTTCGGCCAGTCGCTGGCGGCGCCTGGCCCCGGAGGCGGGGAGGCGTGGTTCCGCGCGTCGTGGAAGAAGGCGGCCGATTTCGGCGTCCTCGAGACGCTCGTCCCCGAAGGCGCGCTGGAGGTGGACACGGTGCTCGCGGTCCTCGAGGGGCTGGGTATGGGCTGCAAGGGAGGAGGCTTCCCCCTGGGGCTCGGAGCTCACTGCTTCGCCTTCTGCTCGGCGGTGCGCCGGTTCGGAGACGAGACGCAGAGGAAGCTGCTCCCCGTGCTCAGGGACGGCACCGCGATTGGCGCGCTCGCCGCCACCGAGCCCGGCGCGGGGTCGGACGTCATGTCGCTGCGGACGCGCTATCGCGTGGAGCAGGACACCTGCGTCCTGTCCGGGGACAAGTGCTTCATCACCAACGCGCGGGAGGCGGACTGGTTCCTGGTGCTCGCCACCCGTAACCCCCGGCTGCACTACCGCGGCGTCAGCGCGTTCCTGGTGCCGCGGGACTCGCCTGGGCTGGAGGTGGGCCGCGACGAGCCTCGCCTGGGGATGCATGGCTGCTCCGTGGCGTCGGTGGGGCTGGACGAGGTGCGGGTGCCTCGGGGCGCGATGCTGGGGTCCCCCGGCGGAGGCGCGGCGGTGTTCCAACACGCCCTGCTTTGGGAGCGGGGCCTGCTGGCGGGCTTCCACCTGGGGGGGATGCGCCGGCAGCTCCTCGCGGCTCTCGAGTACGCGAAGACGCGCCAGCAGTTCGGCCGTCCCATCGGCGCGCATCAGCAGGTCGCCGCGCGATTGGTGGACATGCTGGCGCGCTACCGGACCTCCGCGCTGCTCGTGCGCGACACGGTGACGAGGCTCGCGGCGGGGACGCTCACCGCGGGCGAGGCGAGCCTCACCAAGCTGTACGTCAGCGAAGCGGCGCTCGCCTCCGGAATGGATGCCTTCCGCATCCAGGGCGGCATGGGGTTCATGGAGGGCTCGGACGTGGGGCTCGAGCTGCGCGACGCGTTGGGCGGCATCCTCTATTCGGGCACCTCCGAAATCCAGAAGGTCATCATCGCCTCCGAGCTGGGGCTCACCTCCTGAGCGGGAAAGGACCTCTCGATGCATCCGCGAACCCTGTCGAGCCTGCTCCTGGACGCGGCGTCCAGGTTCTCCTCCCGCACCGCCCTCGTCACCCCCACTTCGCGGCTGACCTACGGCGCGCTGCTGGAGCGGGCCCTGCGGCTGGCCTCGTGTCTGGTGGAGACGGGGCTGCGCCCGGGAGGGCGGGTGGCCATCTGCCTCCCCAAGGGGGTGGACCTCTCCGTCGCCATCTTCGGGACGTTGCTCGCCGGGGGCGCCTATGTCCCCATCGACCACGCGACGCCCACCGCCAGGGCCCGCCTCATCCTCGACGACGCGCAGCCCGGGCACCTCATCGCCACGCGCCAGGTCGCGGACGCGCTGCTCGCGGAGGCCTCTCCGGTCATGGGCGGCGCCGTGCGCCAGGAGGTGGTGTTGGCGCTGCTGGCCACGCCCTCCCTCCAGGAGGTGGAGCGGGTGGTCTGGCGGGATGCGCTCTCCCGGGAGCCGCTGACGCGAGAGGCGCCCGTCGAGGCGGGCTCCGTCGCCTACATCCTCTACACGTCGGGCTCGACGGGGCGACCGAAGGGCGTGGTCCAGGCGCACCGGGGCGCGGTGGCGTTCGTGGACTGGGGGGCACGCCACCTGGGGCTCGGCCCGGAGGACGTGCTGTCGCAGCACGCGTCGCCCTCGTTCGACCTGACCATCTTCGACTTCTTCGCGTCCGCGCGGGTGGGCGCCGCGCTCGTGCCGGTGCCCGAGTGGTTGTTCGGCCAGGTGGCGAGGACGTGTCGCTTCATCGTCAGGCACGGCATCACCGTTTGGTATTCGGTGCCCTCGGTGCTGCTGCGTCCCGACGCGCGCTCGCCCCTGCGCGAGCTGGCGGGCTCGGCGCTGCGGCACGTGGTGCTCGCGGGGGAGGTGATTCCCAAGCCCGGGCTCCAGGAGCTGGCGCGGTGGCTGCCCCCGGGCTGCGGCCTGTCGAACTGGTTCGGCCCCACCGAGACGAACGTCTTCACCTACCACGACATCGGCCCAGGGGACCTGGCGTCGCCAGGGCCCGTGCCCATCGGCGTGCCGTGTCCCTATGCGCGCATCCGCCTGGAGGGCGCGTCCGAGGAGGGGGAGGAGGGGGAGCTGCTCGTCTGCGCTCCCACGGTGATGGAGGGGTATCGCGGGCTGGAGGCCCTCACGCAGGAGCGCTTCACGCGCGAGCCGGACGGCGACACGTACTACCGGACGGGCGACATCGCCCGGTTCGAGGACGGTCGGCTCATGTTCCTCGGGCGTCGCGACCGGCTCGTGAAGGTGCGCGGGTTCCGCGTCCAGCTCGAGGAGCTCGAACATGCGCTCCAGTCCCATCCCGAGGTGATGGAGGCCGCGGCCGTCGTGTTCCAGGACGAGGGGTTGGAGCAGCTGGGCGCGGCCGTCGTCCTGCGCGCGGATTCGGAGGCGGTGCGGGCCGACCTCCGTCGGCACTGCGCGGAGCGGCTCGCCCCCTACATGGTGCCATCGCGGTGGGTGTCTCTCGCGGCGCTGCCACGGACGCCGCGCGGCAAGGTGGATGCGCGGAGCGTCCTGGAGCACGTGTCGCGGGGCACGCCCCCGGTCGAGGAGTCGTCGTCACCTGGAGTCGAGGGCGCCTGAGCCCGGGAGCGAGCGGATGTTGATACCTCGGAGGGTGGGCCAGACAGGCCACGAGTTCGAGCATGACGCCCGGGCGTTGGGGCGGACGAAGGTGGCGTGCGTGCGGGTCCCCTCGGTTCCGCCGCCGCCGGGGGGCTTCCCGGTCTGCTTCATGCTCCATCCGTTCGGAGGGGACCGGCGCTCGTGGGAGCGGCAGATGCCCGGCGTGCTCGCGGAGTTCGGAGAGGAGCTGGTGTTCGTCCTCCCCGAGAGCGGCCGGCGCTGGTTCATGAACGACGTCTCCGGCCGGCGCTACGAGGACTATCTGCTGGAGGACCTGCTGCCCGCCGTCGAGGAGGCGTTCCCCGTGGCGCGGGAGGCGTGCTCGCGCATCATCGGCGGCTTCTCCATGGGAGGTGCGGGCGCGGTCCATCTCGCGCTGAGGCATCCCGACGTCTTCTCGCGGGCCTTCGCCATGGCGGGCGCGTTCTTCGCGTCCGAGCGGGAGGGCGACCCATATGCGGGCTTGCGTGGGGGGACGTGCATGATGCCGACCCAGGCGGAGCACGAGCGGGTCTGGGGCCCGCCTGGCAGCGACGTCCGTCGCGCCTACGACACGGCGCGCCTCGTCGAGGCGGCGAGGGTGGGGGGCGGGCCCGCGTTGGCGCTGGAAGTGGGGACCGAGGACTACCCCCGGGTGGTGGAGATGAACCGACGGATGCACCGCCTGCTCGTCGCGTCGGGCCTGTCGCACACCTACGAGGAACACCCGGGAGACCACGGTTGGGCCTATGCGGCCCGCGCGGCCTCCCGGCTCCTGGGGCGGCTGCTGGCGACCCCGCCGCGCGGCGCTGCCCTGGGGGGGAGGGCGACGACGTGTGCTTTGGGATAGGTGCCTTGCTCGGCACTGGCGCCGGGGCGCGGGTCATGCTCTAGGCACGGGCATCATGCGTTCGCGGATTCTTCTCGTCCTGGTTGGGTGGTTGCTCGTCGTTCCCTTCGGCGCCGTGGAAGCCCGGTCCGTCAGCGCCGAGGCGCAGCTCTGGTACACGCTCTCGGCCCAGGGACCCATCGCCGAGCCATTCCTGTACTACCTGGAGGCCCAGCCCCGCATCAGCAAGGACGATGGGCGCGTCATCTTCCGCTCGGCGGGAGGTGTCCGGGCGACGCGGGACCTGTCGCTGTGGCTGGGCTACGCCTGGATTCCCATCTGGAGCTGGGAGGGCGATCCGGCCCTGCGCCAGGGCGAGAGCCGGCTGTTCCAGCAGGTCCTCTTCACCCCCAAGCTGGGGGAGCTGAAGGCCACGGTGCGCGCGCGGCAGGAGCAGCGCTTCCTGCCCGGCACCACGGAGGTCTCCCACCGGACGCGGGTGTTGCTGCGTGGGGCGTACCCGCTGGCGTTCGAGTCGAGGCTGTCGCTCATCGTCTGGGACGAGGTCTTCTTCCACCTCAACACGGTGGAGGGAGGCCCCAGGCGGGGCTTCGACATGAACCGCGCGTTCGTGGGCGCGGGCTGGAAGCTGGGCAAGCACTCCTCGGTGGAGGCCGGCTATCTCAACGTCTTCGTCCGCAGGCCCTCCGCGGACACCAACCAGCTCATCCACACCCTCGCGATCTCCACGCCCTTCAACTTCATGTGAGCCATGCGGGCGACGTCAGTCGCGCTCCGACGTCGCCTCGCGCTGCCGGTCCCTGTTGCCCACGAGCAGCCGCCCTCCCTTCCAGGCGAGGGCCTTGGCGAGGACCTGGAGGTCCATCCGGGTGAACGCGCTGCACCACGCGAGGTTCAGCTCGACCAGGTCTCCCGTGCGGATGAGTGTCTGGAGCGTCTGGAAGGCCACGTCCTTCTCCCAGGACTTCGTCTTCTCGTGCGTGAGGGTCCGCGCCAGGTCCAGCGTCGTGAGCTGGGTCATCGTGGCCAGCTGCTCGTAGCACTCGGGGTGGTGGAGGAAGTCCGCCATGATGAGCTCCAGGATTCGCAGCGACGAGAGCCGCGCCACCCCGGCCAGCCTCCCGCGCGGCGCCCCCGCGCCGTGGGCCGAATAGAACACGAGCTTGCGCAGCCCGGTCAGCGCCTGGAAGGACGTGTCATCCCAGTCCTCCGGATACTGGCATTTGACGAGGTGCAGGGACCTGAGCCGCTGATTCCGGGTGAGGTCCTCCAGCACCGCTTCGTTCAAGGTATGGCGTTGGAGGCACAGCGTCGTCCCGGTCGAGGGGATGGTCCCGCCGGGCTTGATGACCGCCTCCGGCAGCCGGAGCGGTTCGGACAGGTAGACGTTGCGGCTGGAGAAGTCCGCGAGCGGCGTCGTCGGACGGTCGAAGATGGAGTCGAGGGTCGACTCCCCGAGCGAATCCAGCGCCGCGACCAGCTCCCGGCGCATGAGGTCGCGCTCGCCGTGCTTCACCGTGCCCCGCCCGTTCCAGCTCCTGAAGACCTGCCTCGCCTCCTGGGGATCCGCTTCGTCCCTGTTCCGTGAGTCGACGGCCTGGCCCAGGTCCGAGAGCATCTCCAACAGGAGCTGGGCCTCCGGGTCGTCGTAGCTCCATCGGGACCACTGGTTGAAGAAGACGCCCCAGGTGCGCTGGATGGTCGGCGGCATGCGGAAGTCCGTTGTCGTGGACTTCCAGGATAAGCCAGTTCCAGCGGGAGGGAGGGGCGAGTCGAGCCAGGTCAGGACGAAGCCCGCGTCCGGATGGAGCGCGGGGGGGCGGGCAGGGTGAGCGCCACGCCCAGAAGTCCGAGCGGGCCCGCCTCCAGCCGGAAGGGCCACGGGCCCAGCAGCACCGCGGGGCACGAGACACCAAGGAAGAACAGCAGCCGGGGGAGGATTCTCGGGACCACCGAGCCTCGCCAGACGAACAACATCCGGAGCCAGTGGAGACGAGGGCGTACGATCATGCGCGCCCCTGTATCACGCCCGTCCGTCGGTGTTTCGGGAAGCCGGCGGGCGCGTGTCGCGGCGCCCGACCCGTGTCTGTGCAAGGGATGGAGCGGGACGCAAGTCTTGCGCGTCCTTCCAAGGGGTCGCTGGGACTCACCCGCGAATCCAAGTCTTCTTGGAGAGGGAGTCTGGCGAGAAATTCGAGAAATAACATGATCATACCCTGAGTGTGTGTCTAGAAAGCGGCGCCCTTTCCCAGGGCCTTTTCCACCAAGGGGGTTGCCGTGAATCGACGATTGATATTGCTCCTGTCCGGGGTCGCGCTGGCCGCGTGTAGCGAACCTGGAACGAATGAGGGGGACTCCGCGACGCAAGCCGAGACGGCCCAGGCGCTGCCAGGGGACCCGTTGTGCAAGCTGCCCGCGGCGACGAACACCGCGCTGCCCGCGGGCGTGCGGCGCTTCACGGGGTTGGCGAGCACGCGCACGGGCACGGCGCTGGCCGCGGGTGACCTGGACGATGATGGTCGGCTCGAGCTGGTCATCGGCTCGCCTTCGCTCGCCACGTCGACCACGCTCAAGGGCTACGTCCACGTGGTGCCCCTGGCGAGCCCGTTGGACATCAGCCGTTACAGCACCCGTTATGAGGGGGAGGCGGTGGGCAACCGGCTGGGCGCGGCGGTCGCGGTGGGCGACTTCGTCACGGGGACGCGGCACGACTTGTTGATGGGGGCTCCCAGCTACACCGCGAGCCTGGGCATCGCGTACCCCGTGGACGGCAGCACGCTCGGTGGTGGCGACAAGCCCCTGGGCACCCTCAGCCCGCGTCTGCGGGGCGCGACGGCGGCGGAGCAGGCCGGCACCGCGCTCGCGGTGGGGGACATCTCCGGCGACGGCGTGGACGACGTCATCGTCGGCGCGCCCTTCTACGACACGTCCACGACCTACACGGACACGGGCGCTGTCTACGCCTACACCGGGCCCGTGACGCCGTCCTCCAACGGCCAGCTGAGCAGCGCGCCGGTGCGCGTGCTGGGGGGCCTCACGCAGACCAACTACCAGGCGGGCTCCGCCGTGGCGGTGGTGGACGTGAACGGCGACGGCATCAAGGACCTCGTGGTGGGCGCGCCTCGCTATGACGCGGGCGCGTTGGTGGACGCGGGCGCGGTGTTCGTCTTCTTCGGCCCGGTGACGGGCCTGCAGAACTTCGCCGCGGCGAACCTCGTCTTGACGGGGGCGGTGGCGGGGGAGTTGACGGGCAGCGCGCTGGCCAGCGCGGGAGACCTGGACGGCGATGGACTGGAGGACCTGCTCATCGGCGCGCCGGCCTCCGGCACGGCCGCGGGCAAGGCCTACGTCGTGTATGGCGGCAGCGTGACGTCGTCGCCCTTCTCGCTGGCCGCGCAGCCGCGCTTCTCCGGCGTCGCGCAGGACCTCGCGGGAACGGCGCTGCTCGGGCCCGGCGACATCAACGGTGACGGCTTCAAGGACGTGCTCATCGGCGCGCCCGGGTTCACGGCCAACACGGGCGCGGTGTTCGTGGCCTATGGCGCCGCGACGCGCTTCACGGGCAACGTGCTGCTCTCCACGCTGCCTCGCTATATCGGCGTGGCCTCGAGCGAGACCGGCCGCGCGCTCGTCGCGCTCGGCGACGTGGACGGGGACGGCTCCGCCGACTTCGTCGTGGGGTCTCCCGGCCTGTCCAACGC
This sequence is a window from Myxococcus stipitatus. Protein-coding genes within it:
- a CDS encoding TrpB-like pyridoxal phosphate-dependent enzyme, giving the protein MSKAQVTSVPKHWCNFLFDFPRYAIQDVPKAASLLDPTARRVSVVPQQPLSLVMQSSSTREPYHEIPERLLELYAQYRPTPLRRARELERRLGANARIYYKYEGLNVSGSHKLNSALAQAYYYARAGIQELVTGTGAGQWGTALAYACKLFGLRCTVFMVGASLRQKPQRRAMMELFGATVHESPSDATDVGRKAAQRDPGRVGSLAIATGEALEVAHGGKRVRFAVGSGENCVLLHQTLIGGEAVEQMGVLGEFPDHVVACMGAGSNFGGVGLPFLRAARERKRAVRLLAVEPAACPKLTRGLYALDVNDFSGTTPINRMYTLGSHYIAPPIFAGGLRYHGTSAFLSAMLADKGFDAMAVPQREALEAGLLFAECEGLLPAPESAHAIAGALALARGASPDGPARVILVNISGHGLFDLSAYERLRGGALEPDAPNEALLSESLRHVQEFNTRVAAASR
- a CDS encoding acyl-CoA dehydrogenase family protein, with the protein product MEREVLSAETPEFLAARAFGQSLAAPGPGGGEAWFRASWKKAADFGVLETLVPEGALEVDTVLAVLEGLGMGCKGGGFPLGLGAHCFAFCSAVRRFGDETQRKLLPVLRDGTAIGALAATEPGAGSDVMSLRTRYRVEQDTCVLSGDKCFITNAREADWFLVLATRNPRLHYRGVSAFLVPRDSPGLEVGRDEPRLGMHGCSVASVGLDEVRVPRGAMLGSPGGGAAVFQHALLWERGLLAGFHLGGMRRQLLAALEYAKTRQQFGRPIGAHQQVAARLVDMLARYRTSALLVRDTVTRLAAGTLTAGEASLTKLYVSEAALASGMDAFRIQGGMGFMEGSDVGLELRDALGGILYSGTSEIQKVIIASELGLTS
- a CDS encoding alpha/beta hydrolase translates to MLIPRRVGQTGHEFEHDARALGRTKVACVRVPSVPPPPGGFPVCFMLHPFGGDRRSWERQMPGVLAEFGEELVFVLPESGRRWFMNDVSGRRYEDYLLEDLLPAVEEAFPVAREACSRIIGGFSMGGAGAVHLALRHPDVFSRAFAMAGAFFASEREGDPYAGLRGGTCMMPTQAEHERVWGPPGSDVRRAYDTARLVEAARVGGGPALALEVGTEDYPRVVEMNRRMHRLLVASGLSHTYEEHPGDHGWAYAARAASRLLGRLLATPPRGAALGGRATTCALG
- a CDS encoding DUF2490 domain-containing protein; this encodes MLVVPFGAVEARSVSAEAQLWYTLSAQGPIAEPFLYYLEAQPRISKDDGRVIFRSAGGVRATRDLSLWLGYAWIPIWSWEGDPALRQGESRLFQQVLFTPKLGELKATVRARQEQRFLPGTTEVSHRTRVLLRGAYPLAFESRLSLIVWDEVFFHLNTVEGGPRRGFDMNRAFVGAGWKLGKHSSVEAGYLNVFVRRPSADTNQLIHTLAISTPFNFM
- a CDS encoding bestrophin family ion channel; the protein is MIVRPRLHWLRMLFVWRGSVVPRILPRLLFFLGVSCPAVLLGPWPFRLEAGPLGLLGVALTLPAPPRSIRTRASS
- a CDS encoding phosphopantetheine-binding protein; its protein translation is MHHTEQALAAAMREVEEGTIGYLPVSPLELLRERVLSAIEHVPFYRELYAPFGAAPEGADFLPWFERLPVVNKSRLQAAGEARLLSARYKPSELIRRPTSGSTGVPFSLLLDGRVFVFRKWRFQRPHHHLVSKVPEKLTYLFPWDFVVRTPQEDRKLAVDSVQGEAPSPRTPPRAEEREPKAHTTRRSTALPKKTKRHGTDSPPTATRTQGSNKAYTVNSMLPPPELYEALVELEPESLVGFASVIAALARWMEKESLRLPSIRQVWTTSEVLPLEGAEAIRRALACEPLKIYASNEFGFMAWQARKDAPLCVESDRLHLEYLRRDGPEGAREGELARLVVTDLMNDTMPLLRYDIGDVARPCAPIPVTTTFTCASLDGLEGKEADLLQPPDGRSVTTFQVLGAIKDHLPHAQYRFIGLSPERYVMQYVPGVGFDPANLAPTTARLQEILGEGVEVLTHQAESIQREPSGKLRPVVNLDRVAVGVRRRLAEQLGVLHLLGEDARQMAIAAVGSALAKVVPTFRAAAPMDESLELYADLAISSLQFVQLLAALEKELGREIDDEDLLDAELVTVGDLVRFVVSLSRE
- a CDS encoding amino acid adenylation domain-containing protein, with the protein product MHPRTLSSLLLDAASRFSSRTALVTPTSRLTYGALLERALRLASCLVETGLRPGGRVAICLPKGVDLSVAIFGTLLAGGAYVPIDHATPTARARLILDDAQPGHLIATRQVADALLAEASPVMGGAVRQEVVLALLATPSLQEVERVVWRDALSREPLTREAPVEAGSVAYILYTSGSTGRPKGVVQAHRGAVAFVDWGARHLGLGPEDVLSQHASPSFDLTIFDFFASARVGAALVPVPEWLFGQVARTCRFIVRHGITVWYSVPSVLLRPDARSPLRELAGSALRHVVLAGEVIPKPGLQELARWLPPGCGLSNWFGPTETNVFTYHDIGPGDLASPGPVPIGVPCPYARIRLEGASEEGEEGELLVCAPTVMEGYRGLEALTQERFTREPDGDTYYRTGDIARFEDGRLMFLGRRDRLVKVRGFRVQLEELEHALQSHPEVMEAAAVVFQDEGLEQLGAAVVLRADSEAVRADLRRHCAERLAPYMVPSRWVSLAALPRTPRGKVDARSVLEHVSRGTPPVEESSSPGVEGA